TCGGTAGAACTGGGTCTGGACTTCGACGGTGATCGGCATTCCCGTCCACGTGTCGCTGTACCCGCCACCGTGGGCCTGCCACCGCGTGGCCTCGAAGAGGTCGTCCATCCCGTACCACTCCTCGTCGTACATACTGTCGTCCTCGAAGTAGGGGTCGAGCGCCTGAAGCCACCCCGACTCGCGGAACTGATTGACGACCTGATCGAGGAAGAACACGTCCCACTCGCCGGCTCCCGTACTCACGTCGGTCAGCCGCTTCGTCCGGAACTCCTGCTCGGGGAGGACGTTCCAGACGACCTCGATACCGGTTAACTCCTCGAAGACGGGAACCGCCGGTTCGATGGCGTCGACCCACGCGTGCTCGACGGCTCCGATGTTGATCGTCGAGCCCTCGAACTGCCGCCAGTCGATGTCCGCGTTCTCGTACTCGCTCAGTGGGATTGCGAGTTCCTCGGAATCCCCGCCGGAGTCGCCTCCACCGTCTCCCGAGTTGCTATCTCCCGTCCCAGTTCCACCGCCGCTGTCGCCGCCTCGCGTGCAGCCGGCGAGCCCGCCGAGTAGACCCACGCCCGCTGCTTTGAGAAAATTACGCCTCTTTCGATTGCGTTGGCTCGTCATCGTTGTCAGCCTCATTCCTCACGAATAAACCATCAGTAATAAATCTATCTATCAATAATATATCTTATATAGGCGCTTCGCACGCGCTCGCCCGAACAACCAACGCTCCCCAGACCCGTTTTGTGGAAACATTTTAATATGAGTTGCCGATACACATACGTAGCGGAACTGTCGGAGCCACAGGCCTGCGGGGCGGCCCCGAAATGACCGATGGCACCGACCACAACCGAGTGGAACACAATGAGACGACGAGACTCGACACGAGATGCGATCAGAATCGTGACGGTAACAGGCTGCGATACGGAGTCGAGCGACTGATGCGGGCGGCGGCATTGACGGACGTCGGTTCGATCGACGTGCAAGAGCGCGAGCGACCGACGCCGGCCGACGACGAGGTAGTGGTTCGAATCGGTGCGTGTGGGGTCTGTATGACCGACTACCACATGTACCACGGGACGTTCGACGTCGAGACGCCGATGGTTCCGGGCCACGAGAGCGCGGGGACGGTTGTCGATGTCGGGAGCGCAGTCGAGAGATACGACTCCGGAGATCGGGTGGCGATCAATCCGACGGTCCCTTGCAACGCCTGTTCGTACTGTAAACACGGCGAGACGCATCTCTGTGAGAACAACACGAGTATCGGTGGTGCCGCCGACACCGTCCTCGACGGCGCGTTCGCGGAGTACGTACGTGTCCCACACACGAACGTCGAAGACATCGGAACGATGTCGTTCACGCAAGCCTCGCTGGCGGAACCGTTGGCATGTGGGCTTCACGGTGTCTCAAAGGTCGACTGCGCGCCGGGAGACGGCGTCGCGATCATCGGCGCGGGCCCGATCGGACTGCTCCTGCTACAGGCGTTCCGCAACGTCGGTGCCGCTCCGATCGTCGTCTCCGAACTCGACGACGATCGCCGGGCACTCGCCGCCGATCTCGGCGCTGACGCGACCGTCGATCCCGACGCCGTTTCGGATCCGGTTTCGGCGATCAAACGGGCCGCGAACGGCCCCGTCGACGTCGGCGTGGAGGCGATCGGTCTCGTGCCGACGATCGAGCAGGCGAACGCTGTGACCGCGAAGGGCGGCTCGACCCTCATCTTCGGTGTGCCCAAAGAAGACGCGCGGATAGACGTCAGTCCGTTCGACGTGTTCTTCGACGAGGTAGGCTATCGGGGATCGTATTCGCTCACAACCGAAGACTTCGAGCGGGCGGTGACGCTGCTCGAACACGATCGGATAGCGACGGACCCACTGATCACCGACCACGTCGGACTCGATGACCTCCCCGAGACGTTTGAGCGGATGGAGAACACCGAGGGGTTGAAACACGTCGTTGTGCCGAGTTCGGAATGAACCGTTCCGTCGGTTCACCTGTTCGAGTCCAGCGAACGACGGCATCGTCCTGAACCCCACGATAGTCGCGCATCGAACGCTGTTCGTAAACGCCGGTGTCGTCGGTCGTATCAGGCAATCTCTCGGTGTCATAGATCGATACTCACCCCCAGCACCGCACGGTGTAGGCAGTTGGACACGCGATGTTCTTCAGAGATGAATAATTATATTTCGCCTAGAAGCGTAGTGAGAAATAGTAGAGTGTTAACGACCGTGATAGATTATGGTGGGCGGTCGCGGCCGTGTTGTGAGCCAAGTGTTCTGCTCTAATGAACACACTTTTGTCGATCGGCCGTAATTCGAAGTCGGAATGACTGACACACCGAAGTACGCTGTCGAGGCGACTGGGACGTCACTGCGAATCCTACGAACACTTATCGAATCGCCTGACGCCAAAGGAGTAACGGCCGTATCCCGAGAGGCAAACGTCGCCAAGAGCGTCGCGCACAACCATCTCGCGACGCTTCGAGCGCACGCCCTCGTAACGAAGCGGGGAACGCGATACGAGCCGTCGTTACGGCTGCTTTCACTCGGAGAAGAGGTTCGGAGAAACGTGCCGATCTATCGGAAAGCAAAGGAAGCCGTGGACAATTTAGCGGCCGCAACGGGGGAGACAGCCACGTTGTTCCTCAGAGAGAACGAGGCGGCGATTCCGATATACATCGCCGACGGCGACGCCGAGTGGACTGCGCCGTTCATACTCGGCGAAGCGTTGCCGCTACACGCTAACGCACCGGGGAAGTGCCTCCTATCATTGCTGTCAGACGAGGACCTCGAGTCAGTGCTTTCGAGCTCCGAGTTGACCTCGTTCACCGATGCGACCACCACTGACAGCGACGAACTCCTCGCCGAGATCAGGCGGATCCGTGATGACGGCATAGCGTTCTGCAGAGGTGAACACTACGAGGGCGTGGTGGGCGTCGCTGCGCCGATCTCACTCGCAGACGACGACCGATCGACCGCGCTCGGGGTGATCGGGCCTGTCAGCCGGCTAAACGGTCGATACCTAGAGGAGGACATTACCGGACAGGTGCTCAGTACGACGAAATCGGTAGAAGTTGATCTCGCTAGCACGTGAACCGTCCCTGTCGCCCTCCGGAACCGTTCAACCGACGAGGAGGATAACACAAGTACATCTGTTATCCTTTGGTCGGTGGTCTCTCTCGCCTCGGGCGGTCGGGGTTACGTCCTGCCCAAACACAACTGTATGTGGTCGTATCGCTCCCCAGCCGTGTTCGGTTTCGTGACGCCGGTGGAACCATTATGTAGGATCACAATACTAATCAATTTTTAGATATTATTCTACTACTATCAACGATAAGTACTACTGTAGATCTTTGATTCATCATCACGTTGATGTATTACTCGCTTTAACTGGCGTTATTTTTCTTTCGGTCATCTCGTTTATGCAACTAGTTCTTTAACTGATTGATATTTAATCTTAGACATATACTGAATATCTAAGTTTATGGCAGAGGGGATGGTTCGAGCTGAGTCACAACCGCAGAGATCGGTCGTACACCGAAGGCCCCGAACGCTCGATTAGCGGTCCTGCCCCGACAACTCATTATAAGTCAGTCCGGAAGCGACACCGACTATGTCGCGTAGCCGGAATATGCTGTCCAGCGACGATCTTCGCGGTGACGGGAGCCGAAAGACGAGCAGATCCGTGCGTACCACAGTCGAGAGCGGGACAGGAGCCGTATCGAGGGTGTCCTGAATGGGCCGGAGACCGATCGGCGTCGACGTCGGCGGCACGTTCACCGACGTCACGCTGTTGTGCGACGGCGAACTCGTGACCGCGAAAGTCCCGAGCACCGAGGACCAAAGCGAGGGCGTGCTGGCCGGGATCGAGAAGGCCTGTGAGGAGGCCGGGATCGAACCCGAGACGCTGACGGGGTTCTCCCACGCGATGACCGTCTCCGTCAACGCGCTCTTGGAGGACGCGGGCGCGAGGACAGCGCTCGTCACCACCGCTGGCTTCCGCGACGTCCTCGAAATCGGGCGACAGGACCGACCGTCGCTGTACGATCTCGACGCCGAGAAGCGCACCCCGCTCGTTCCGCGCCGCCGCCGCTTCGAGGTGTCCGAGCGGGCGACCGTCGACGGGATCGAACAGTCGGTCGACGAAGCGGAAGTGCGGGCGATCGCCGACGAGATCCGAGACGCCGACGCGGAGGCCGTCGCCGTTTCGCTGCTGCACGCGTACGCCCACCCGGAGAACGAGAGGCGCGTCGCGAGCACGCTGCGAGGGGAACTCGAAATACCGGTGTCGGCGTCTCACGAAGTGCTCGCGGAGTTTCGCGAGTACGAGCGGACCTCGACGACGGTCGTCGACGCGTACGTCCGCCCGGCGATCGACCGGTACGTCGGCCACCTCACCGAGCGCGCGAGCGAGGCCGGGATCCCACGGCCGCAGATTATGCAGGCGAACGGCGGCATTTCCGACGCCGACACGGTCAGAGAAAACGCCGTCTCGACGGTCCTCTCCGGACCTGCCGCGGGCGTCGTGGGCGCGA
This DNA window, taken from Halobellus sp. LT62, encodes the following:
- a CDS encoding alcohol dehydrogenase catalytic domain-containing protein, which translates into the protein MRAAALTDVGSIDVQERERPTPADDEVVVRIGACGVCMTDYHMYHGTFDVETPMVPGHESAGTVVDVGSAVERYDSGDRVAINPTVPCNACSYCKHGETHLCENNTSIGGAADTVLDGAFAEYVRVPHTNVEDIGTMSFTQASLAEPLACGLHGVSKVDCAPGDGVAIIGAGPIGLLLLQAFRNVGAAPIVVSELDDDRRALAADLGADATVDPDAVSDPVSAIKRAANGPVDVGVEAIGLVPTIEQANAVTAKGGSTLIFGVPKEDARIDVSPFDVFFDEVGYRGSYSLTTEDFERAVTLLEHDRIATDPLITDHVGLDDLPETFERMENTEGLKHVVVPSSE
- a CDS encoding IclR family transcriptional regulator codes for the protein MPIYRKAKEAVDNLAAATGETATLFLRENEAAIPIYIADGDAEWTAPFILGEALPLHANAPGKCLLSLLSDEDLESVLSSSELTSFTDATTTDSDELLAEIRRIRDDGIAFCRGEHYEGVVGVAAPISLADDDRSTALGVIGPVSRLNGRYLEEDITGQVLSTTKSVEVDLAST